The Episyrphus balteatus chromosome 4, idEpiBalt1.1, whole genome shotgun sequence genome includes a window with the following:
- the LOC129919236 gene encoding uncharacterized protein DDB_G0286175-like, whose product MFGHGQRNCHIKTFCANCAGPHNTSECDNATVSKCANCNGNHKSTDTTCISRTRYLQIREKSAGRRPTQHHQQMLHLPSLQAQPPPSLNSVQKPVSYGSMNVFPSLPLPRRRQVIASNKSLPNSNSHIPNSGLTNNVWDDSTHVVPNNNNATTTSNVANNNNNVGVGNSTLFSMEELNSLCMEMITSLSVCKTKLDQFNAIARLATKFLYSNPNVK is encoded by the coding sequence ATGTTTGGGCATGGACAAAGAAATTGTCACATTAAAACTTTTTGTGCTAACTGCGCCGGCCCACACAATACCTCTGAATGCGATAATGCTACTGTCTCTAAATGCGCAAACTGCAATGGAAATCATAAGTCTACCGACACAACGTGTATTAGTAGAACTAGATACCTACAAATTAGAGAAAAATCAGCTGGAAGAAGACCAACTCAGCATCACCAACAAATGCTCCATCTCCCTTCATTACAAGCACAGCCTCCTCCTTCTTTGAATTCTGTGCAAAAACCGGTTTCTTATGGTTCGATGAATGTTTTTCCTTCGCTTCCACTGCCACGTAGGCGACAGGTCATTGCATCAAATAAAAGCTTACCGAATTCAAATTCCCATATACCAAATTCGGGTTTGACAAATAATGTATGGGATGATAGCACTCATGTTGtacccaacaacaacaatgcaaCCACCACTAGCAATGTagctaacaacaacaacaatgtgGGCGTTGGCAACTCTACACTATTTTCCATGGAAGAACTCAACTCGCTCTGTATGGAGATGATTACAAGTTTATctgtttgtaaaacaaaattagatCAATTTAATGCGATCGCACGTTTAGCTACTAAGTTTTTGTACTCAAATCCTAATGTTAAGTAA